The Myripristis murdjan chromosome 4, fMyrMur1.1, whole genome shotgun sequence region CATCATCCTGTTGTCCTCTGTGGAGCTGGTGGGGCTGGACATGGCAGAGAGACGGCTGCcggccaggctgctgctgctgctgctctgggtGCTGAGCGATGCCTCTGGTAACCCACTCTTACAGCGCATGCTAACCCGCTGGCTTTGTAACCTCACAACACGTTTAATTTTTCTGACTTTACAGTACTATTTTTAAAACGTTGATTAGTCTGTACGATTTTGGTCGGACATCCAGGTTTTGGGGTCGCAGCATCGTAAACACTTAAATAACTGTACTGCCTTGTGCTACATTCCTTGGTCAGCTCCAGTCCGTCCTCGCCCTCTGCCAAACATGTTCTGCCAGAAAGTACAAGACACTCGTTTGCCCAAAAACACTTCCTGGAACTAGAAAACTCCAACTCCATGGGTTGCATGCTCTGTATTAAAAGCCTTTGTGGTTAAAAACTGTCTGCATGTCCTACAGTCTTATGGTCATCATGTTTTATGGGTCAGTTGTTGCTTTAGGGTTAACTGTCAATTTAAATAGAGATAAttcctttttttgtaaatgtacactgtccctgcgttccaaatcgcatacttatactttttacttttagtatgtactgcagctgcccttacaaagtatgtagtttagtatgtattgggacatactaattctttttttccctactaaatagtatagtagtatgagtattggaacgcagggtgcctgtctgtctttgccaGGGTCTAGAGTGTCTCTGTTTGCACCTGGCGCTGTCACCCTGGAGGAAAACTCTAATGCCAGCATCACCATCACTtccaggtaaccatagcaacgcaTCATCTACATACACAGTAGATTCACAGACTTCTTTATTGATATGAATGTTTATACTTTAACTTACGGTGcatttcagtgctgctgttattttcattcacacacttcCGTCAGTGTGTTGTCCATGTGTCCCCTAAGCACTGCCTGCTGATACACCAAAGCTTAATGACCAGAAGAGTACATTCACACTGTCCTCTCAGGCTGAGCGTTtgttgttctgtctgtgtttcgTCAGTTCCTCCATCAACCAGACAGCCGTAATCCAGCTAAATGTGACCTACAGCTCCGTGGAGGACTACCCGTCTGTCATCACACTGCCTCAGCAGGTGAGCCACAGCTCCATCAGGTCCAATTAGAGCAAAACCCCTGTAGCATGTTGCACCAGTCAAGTTTGATTTTAAGAACGGACCACTTTGAATGAAAGGGTCAAGTCGATGCTTTATGGGGTGCATCAAATGAAATTGTTCAGCAACTTGTTTAGCTTTAGGGTCAAACTAACTACATTCAGTGAAAAGTTGAGTGTAGACTGCACTTCTTAACTTAAAATTACATGTAAGCCTATAGCTCATACAACAGGCTGCTTATCTGTAGCTCTCGGTGGTAGTGACACATCAATAAATTGTATCCACAGAGCCAGCGGGTGGCAGTTTAACCAGACAGTAAGCAGCAGCCATGTTTCCTTTGAGGCAAAGTTGAACTTTGATAGGACTGTTGGGTTCtatagttacctgggtgttACATACTGTCAGTGTTATGTAAGTGTACCTGCTTGTTGACTCTCATCCAAGATGCTTCTGAAGTTCTGAGGAAGTGAAAGTGGATGAGAAGTGCTACTTTTTcgagaatctacaaacaagtccagttgtCTTTGATTCAACTCTCTTtagataaccatgacctggatgccTGAGAACCTTGACAGAcaattttttttgccatttttttgccgcgttatggaagtgaatgtagagtcacaaatacagtattctggatgagcagcccagaggagcaacTAATGATATTCCTGCACCCTGTGGGCTCAAGCCCGGGTAGCCACACAACCCAGCATGCTTTAAGTGTTAGGTTTAAGTAAGAGACTGAAGATCCTTCATGCTCAGTTAGGAATTCACCATGTTTTGGAGAGATTACCCCAAAGGTCCACATAGCTGTTAACTGATGAGAACAAAGGCATCAAAATCATTCATGTGCTCTGTGTTAACACTGTAGCATGCATTAGGTTGAGTAAAGGCCACCAACATTATCCAGAATAAAAAGATTGAtcttttgtaattaaaaaaaaaaagtgtttgttttcaaaatgtataaatcTATTGgtcaaataatgaaaaacattcattacatcaaataatcaaataatgaaaaacatcacaaccttcactttgtgtgtgaacaaaaaaaaaaaaaaatagtagtcCCTGTAACTTCAAAACactatctgttttttttttttttttttttttttttttattatgcaaaagtgttagcatggagcatTGGAACCAGTGATATACCAGAGAAATTTGAATCAATCCACCAGAAGGTTGTTATATTCTTTTTAATGAGTAAAGCATGAATAAATTTTGCCGTTTGTTCTCGTTCAGGTGGTGTTGCCACCAGAGACGACTTCCGTCAGCTTTGAGGTGACGGCACACCGTGTCGGTCAGGTGACCACCTACCTGTTAAGCAACAACACAGACGTGGACAGGTAGGCTGTCAGTGTGGAAGCAGCGCTGATGCAAGTGTGTTGGTCTGTGTGGTCACTTTTTAGCCCGGTCAACCTGCTCAGCACTcagttcctcttctctcccccaGCATGACCACCAGGCTGCGCTTCATGGTCATCCACAGCAACGCTCTGTCAGTAATCAGCCAGGTGATTGGATGGATTTACTTCGTCGCCTGGTCCGTCTCCTTCTATCCACAGGCCTGGgaaaactggagaaggaaaaGGTGAGTGGTCTGTCGTGGCTGTCACTGATCtagttgttgttgctattgatTTTAACTGAGATGATACAAGATGGCTGCAGACGGGGCATCCTGCTCACGTGGGATAACACATTCCATTCATGTGataattatttattacacaACACAACTAAGATCTGTTTTTCCTTCCACCGAGAGGCAGCCCTTACAGAACTGGCTGGTGCcgtttttccctctctgtccccaATAAGTCTTCCATCCTTCACTATTTAACCCTAtgaagccatttgtatcatatatgatacacgttatcaattccattttccattttcagtttaatcaatgcttgaccaaaatactggacacttcccctgttcaccctggaccataccattggcacttcaagtacatatcatatatcatacaacagaaagatcatgtaataacatatttttttaatatatatatatatattttttaatacattttgttataggactaaataaagggttcaatttcaaaagaCTGGAATTTTctaattctttcatagttcaggctttatagggttaactttTTGATAAAAGGCTACGCACTCTTCTTCTGGTTCCACTggggaacaacaacaacaaaaaaaacaccttttgaAAGACTTTCACAATGGGTTGTCACATCATGCAGGAATACTTAACatctcaaagagaaaaaaatgttagcaGGATGACATGCATGGAGGGATTCTTTGTAGAGATTTCTGCAcacttcatttttaatttcacaggcATTTTCTGAGCTCTTAATGGCATTTTTAATTTCCAATTTTGGCACTAAAGCGACTAAAGTAAAGTATTCATTATGGACTTGGATGCACAGTTTCCCACTTTAACATTGGGCCTCCTCTATAAACAATGACATTAGATTCATGTTTGGACTCACACTAATgatcctttttttctgtcttctctttcaGTGTTGTAGGTCTGAACTTTGACTTCCTGGCTCTGAACATAACTGGCTTCATTGCCTACAGTGTCTTCAATATCGGGCTGTTCTGGGTGCCGTATGTCAAGGTAATTTTAGTTGTTAAAAATGAGTTGAAATCCAGTGCACTGATGGTTTCTCAGGAACACAGTAGTTGTTATGCAGTCTGATCACTCAGTTAGTCAATCATACACTATTTAAATGTTACGGTTTAATTTCTTTTGGGCCAAATTACATTATGGGACCCCACATATCAGCTCCATTATTGATGATGGATGAACGTGTTTAGGGAATATGTATTTTGGACTCCATAACAAATGGTGGAAATGCTAACTTTATAGCCAACAAATGTATATTAGTCGGCCTGCAGACAAAAAGTAGGTTTTTAGTGAAACAAACAATTGGTTCACAGGTTTTCTCTCAGGGTGTtgtgctctctctgtcctgtagGAGGAGTTTCTCAAGAGTAACCCCAACGGAGTTAACCCTGTCAGCGCCAACGACGTCTTCTTCAGTCTCCATGCTCTTCTACTCTGTTTGGTCTACGTCTGTCAGGCTGCTATATACGaagtgtgtaagagtgtgtgtgtttgtgtgtgtgatgcatgaaGCTTTCTGACACAGTGTACGTTACACACCATATATACCAATCTAGTATGTAAGAAGTGGAAAAGGTACTCAAATATCCGACtcaaatgctgtgtttttgttctggttgcatgagtgtgcatgcatcATGGTTATATTCATGGGTTTGTGTGTAATTCTCTCCGCTGTGTCCAGAGGGGCGGTCAGAAAGTGTCCAAGGTGGCCTGGGTGttgttgctgattggctggacaTTTGCATTGGTCAGTCTGTTTGTGGCAGTCGCCAAGAAGATTACCTGGTTGGAGTACCTCTACTATTTCTCCTACATTAAACTGGCAGTGACTCTGATCAAATACATTCCACAGGTGGgcgacacacagacacacagaataCACTGTCACACTGATTAAATATACAACCTTTTTGATACAAAGTGCCAATTTTAAATGGTCTTATTAATCTGTGTGCCATATCGACATCAATCAAGTCAAGATAAATACGACACCGCATGAAAATCAAACTTACTGTGAGCCAATGGTGGCACTCATGCCTAAAgttgctgacctctgacctaaTCTGATGCTAAggagaattttttaaaatcgGATTCCACATAAgtattaatttttattatcatgATCCTTAGTTGCTAGTAAAATGTCTgttgtattattatattttatatcttgtaattttatttgtaattttataaaattaattgtgtgtgtgtgtgtgtgtgtgttaggcctCTATGAACTACAGGAGACAGAGCACTGAAGGTTGGAGTATTGGCAACGTGTTGCTGGACTTCACTGGGGGCACGCTCAGTATCCTCCAGATGATCCTGCAGTCTTACAACAATGGTAACTACTCTTTGACTACTATTGTGCTTTAccatttacaataaaataagtaGCATTTATGGCAGCAAAATTTCAAGATGTAATTTTTTCAtcgaaaatatatataaaaaaaacaaacaaacaaaaaaaaaaactgtgaatctAGATTAAATTTAAGACCTTGCACAATTTCAAGGACATTTTCCCATTTCATAAAATGACAATAGAAGTTTTGTATTTGCATCAACAAATCTCTTTTCCAGGACATACATGACTTTATTCTTAAGCTCTACTGGTTAATTGGTTTTTAATTAATGATACCTGAATAGAAAACAACAGGCTGAAAAAGCTGAGGTGTGGCTGTAGATTTCTGCCacatgggggggaaaaaaaggttaaattgTTAGTTTTTCTCAAAATTGTGAGTACATCATCCATAAGTGAGTTTTTTCAtaattaggtttttttttgtaacaaatgaaaaatgcatttcagaatTCTGTTTACCCccaaatgtaactttttttttttcccctctcatttTCATCGTggcaacacaaacaaagtgCTGGCAGAATTTTACAATATTAGCATAATTGGAGAGAAGGCTGCACAACAACCAGCTTAGGCAGAAATGAAACCAGACTGCTGACATAGTTTGTTACACAATCAACTTCAGGCCATTACTGTGACTATGACTGTGACTGCCAGCCGTCATAAGATTTGTTGTGCATCCACCAGTAGCCATGTTGTCAGCCCGAAATCTGAAGCTGCTCGTGTATCAcaggctgaagctgctggcTTGAAGATCCCTtgcaaaacaaatcacagcgagaaaaaaaatcacaatgttaAGTTATTAATTCTACGTATTAAGTTATTAAATAAGAGAAAATGATCTAATAATAAGGTATTAAGTCACAgttgtgagaggaaaaaaactcatatttatttttgtgtcaggAATGGGCTTCTGTATCTTTCAGTAATTAAAGTGTCACTAAGTAAAAGTGACCAGTGTGATAAGGTGGTTTCCAAATGCAGCTTACTGTGAGTCTTACACAGTAAACTGTCTTGTCTTTAGCCCCAGTCTCTACTTCTGAACACTTTGGAGCAGCACTCCAAGTAACTGAGATCTGTGACAGTCGGCCTTCAGCTGGCCTCAGACGACAGGAGTTTTGGGAGGATTTATCCCTGATCCTGACAATCAGACCAGAAACCTGGTCTCGGAACTTGGTTGGTCTTGATGTTTGGCCCGGATTATCTGGTAGTGTGAGGGGTTTACAGATCCAGTCTTACACCTCCTGACAGCTCAAAGAGTCATGCTGCCCtgatcattttcaaacatgtttaatatGTCTACTATCTACTTCCCCATGAGATCATATAAGGTGGTGCATTTCTCCCTCTGGCACAATAATCTTACTAATATACTGTAGTGTGTGATGTGCCGTGATATGTAGAGTGTGCATGTCTACGATTAAAGGGAAGAACATCTGTGACGTTTCTTGTTATGTGTGTCATACAACCCAATTTAAGAATCGCTTACGATTTTAAAACTCCTGTAGTCTGAGTGCGGCTTTACAGATTTCAGTTTTCTACAGCGTCCAATCAGAAGAGATAATTTGACCACTTTGCACATTGTCCCAGCAACAAACATCaaggtgtctctctctctttctctttcttgctctcgcTCTCCTCAGATGAGTGGAAGTTGATATTCGGTGATCCTACCAAGTTTGGCTTGGGCTTGTTCTCGGTGGTGTTTGATATCATCTTCATGGTTCAGCACTACTGCCTCTACAGACACTCGCCAGACTACACCCCCGTCGGAGACGAGGACTCATAGACACATCACTGTCGggacaaacacactgcagcacatgAAGGtgtaacccacacacacacgtggactGACTGTACGGATTGCATGACTACTGATCTTCACCAACGAGTTGAGCCAGCTGACTTCAAGTTGACTGGTCAAGGTCTTGTAATCTTTCATTTCCGACATGCCTCCGGGTAGGACTGTTGCACCAGAGCACTGTGGTGACTTTCATTTCTGTTCAGCTTCTCAGAGCTCAGATGTTTTGCTTCACCAGTTTGCCTTCTTTCCAGCTGTTACCAAAGCTGTCATGCACTCTTATCCCTCTTCCTGCTCTTCAAAAGTGAGTAGCACCATCCTCTTTGTGGCAGGAGCCAATGGAGTTCatgggaaaatgttttaataaatacaaaacttagcaccctttaaaaaaaaaaaaaaaaaagatataatataaaatgattattCAGTAACTACAGATTTTCCacgaaagtagatccggcaccATAAATTCTTCAGTCCTCAAAATATGAGCATTATCTTACAAAATAATACAGTAATCCACCTTCATATGTCTTATTTTCAGACAGTTCAATTTGGACTTGTCAAATAATTACTTTCCAGAGGTAGATAGCACACCTTTGAAATTACAGCTTGTGagagaaaacctgcagctgctctAATGCCAGTGAATTAGACTTTGACCTCATGTGAAGTTATGGGCCAGGCTTGTGGGTTAGAATACAAAAGTGCCTTACagaagtttatttatttgtcccaCCTCTTACTATCCCTCAGGGAAATATTGGATTGTTAGGGAATTTTGGGGAATATCGAATCCTGTTTTGTTCCTCCTTGAAATTGAAGACCAGACGTACAGAGTGAAACATGTGATGTTTGTAAATGCTCCCTGTCTGACTGGccagtatataaatataaaataatactgtATTGTTTTGTACGGTTTTCTGTGTATGAAATtataggtttgtttttttgtaatttactgttttcatctttaaaaGTCAATAAACCAGTACACAGTTAACCAGAGTCTTGCCTGTCAACTTTGTAAATAAAGCTCTGAATGTCTGATTGTAGATCAGTCCAATAATATCGATTGCATTTCACCTCGTATGGCATTCTAAGTCAGCCTTAGCTCAGCAACAAGCAAGTCATTTTCATACTGCATGTAAAGTCTtactgttgttgtgttgctacTTTAAAGTAAAATGTTCCTTCTCAGAGTGGTGGAACGAGCCTTTTCAGAATATTAGCGCACATGAACAGTGTGGTGAGTCACTCTGTATACTCCCACAGGGACCACCAGGacagaaaactgtttttctgtttgtccagcagagagcactgCAGGCAAAGGCATGTCAGCTCCATGATTACTTACTTGCAGGGGCGCCGCcgggaattttgggccccatgaaaaaaaaataaattagtttttacctattttttggggcccctgtcaggcagggggccttggaattgtcctaacttttcccccatatacggcgcccctgcttACTTGGCATAGGTTCTCCAAGTCTCTGCGACTctgctggagggatggagctccattcttcctAAAGATCCTGTACAT contains the following coding sequences:
- the ctns gene encoding cystinosin, which encodes MAERRLPARLLLLLLWVLSDASGSRVSLFAPGAVTLEENSNASITITSSSSINQTAVIQLNVTYSSVEDYPSVITLPQQVVLPPETTSVSFEVTAHRVGQVTTYLLSNNTDVDSMTTRLRFMVIHSNALSVISQVIGWIYFVAWSVSFYPQAWENWRRKSVVGLNFDFLALNITGFIAYSVFNIGLFWVPYVKEEFLKSNPNGVNPVSANDVFFSLHALLLCLVYVCQAAIYERGGQKVSKVAWVLLLIGWTFALVSLFVAVAKKITWLEYLYYFSYIKLAVTLIKYIPQASMNYRRQSTEGWSIGNVLLDFTGGTLSILQMILQSYNNDEWKLIFGDPTKFGLGLFSVVFDIIFMVQHYCLYRHSPDYTPVGDEDS